In Streptomyces sp. NBC_00306, a single genomic region encodes these proteins:
- a CDS encoding APC family permease yields the protein MSVHDDSKSSRASAQGQEDDDALGALGYKPELKRTLGNFHTFAAGISYISILTGTFQLFYFGVSFGGPAYWWSWPMVFVGQLMVALCFCELAARYPVAGSIYNWAKTMGGPHVGWLGGWMMMTATMVTLSAVALAYQITLPQIDSWFQFVGDGSGKNDAAANAVLLGTVLILFSTLVNAFGVKLMARINSAGVFIELVAAVALIILLAAHITRGPSTVLTDTYGLGEGQTLGYFGAFLTASLASAYVMYGFDTASSLGEESHDPSRNAPRAILRALVASFLIGGLILLFALMAVPNINAEELSTIGLQYVVLETLGSTIGEIVLWCVVIAITVCVLAVQAAGIRLMFAMARDNNLPAGTHLAKVSPRFKTPVVPAVVIGVVGVLILVINVNQPQIFSVITSIAIIMIYVAYLLVTTPMLIKRLRGKWTPAEGKFSLGKFGLPINLLAVLWGLAMSINLAWPRAEVYNATGPQHWYLRWGAFVFVGIVGLGGFAYYWFVQRHRTGVLESHRYVASTGTGEPPAPSA from the coding sequence ATGAGTGTCCATGACGACAGCAAGAGCAGCAGGGCCAGTGCCCAAGGGCAGGAAGACGACGACGCACTCGGCGCACTCGGCTACAAGCCCGAACTGAAGCGCACCCTCGGCAACTTCCACACCTTCGCGGCCGGCATCAGCTACATCTCGATCCTCACCGGCACCTTCCAGCTCTTCTACTTCGGTGTCTCCTTCGGCGGGCCCGCCTACTGGTGGTCGTGGCCGATGGTGTTCGTCGGGCAGCTGATGGTGGCCCTGTGCTTCTGCGAGCTGGCCGCCCGCTACCCGGTGGCGGGGTCCATCTACAACTGGGCCAAGACCATGGGCGGCCCGCACGTCGGCTGGCTCGGCGGCTGGATGATGATGACGGCCACCATGGTGACGCTCTCCGCCGTGGCCCTGGCGTACCAGATCACGCTGCCGCAGATCGACAGCTGGTTCCAGTTCGTGGGCGACGGCAGTGGCAAGAACGACGCGGCGGCCAACGCCGTCCTCCTCGGCACCGTCCTCATTCTGTTCTCGACCCTGGTCAACGCCTTCGGCGTGAAGCTGATGGCGCGGATCAACTCGGCCGGCGTCTTCATCGAGCTGGTCGCGGCCGTGGCTCTGATCATCCTCCTGGCCGCCCACATCACGCGTGGTCCCAGCACCGTGCTGACGGACACCTACGGACTCGGTGAGGGCCAGACGCTGGGCTACTTCGGCGCCTTCCTGACGGCCTCGCTGGCCTCGGCCTACGTGATGTACGGCTTCGACACCGCCTCGTCGCTGGGTGAGGAGTCGCACGACCCGAGCCGCAACGCTCCGCGGGCCATCCTGCGCGCACTGGTCGCCTCGTTCCTCATCGGCGGCCTGATCCTGCTGTTCGCCCTGATGGCCGTCCCCAACATCAACGCCGAGGAACTGTCCACGATCGGCCTGCAGTACGTGGTCCTGGAGACTCTCGGTTCGACCATCGGCGAGATCGTCCTGTGGTGTGTCGTCATCGCCATCACGGTCTGTGTGCTGGCGGTCCAGGCCGCCGGTATCCGGTTGATGTTCGCCATGGCCCGCGACAACAACCTCCCCGCCGGCACGCATCTCGCCAAGGTCAGTCCCCGCTTCAAGACGCCCGTCGTGCCTGCCGTGGTCATCGGTGTGGTGGGCGTGCTGATCCTGGTGATCAACGTCAACCAGCCGCAGATCTTCTCGGTGATCACCAGCATCGCGATCATCATGATCTACGTGGCCTATCTCCTGGTCACCACGCCGATGCTGATCAAGCGGCTGCGCGGCAAGTGGACGCCTGCCGAGGGCAAGTTCTCGCTCGGCAAGTTCGGTCTCCCCATCAACCTGCTCGCGGTGCTGTGGGGCCTGGCCATGTCCATCAACCTCGCCTGGCCGCGCGCCGAGGTCTACAACGCCACCGGGCCGCAGCACTGGTACCTGCGCTGGGGTGCGTTCGTGTTCGTCGGCATCGTCGGGCTCGGCGGCTTCGCCTACTACTGGTTCGTGCAGCGGCACCGGACCGGTGTCCTCGAATCACACCGATACGTCGCATCGACCGGCACCGGTGAACCGCCGGCGCCCTCCGCCTGA
- a CDS encoding aldehyde dehydrogenase family protein, with amino-acid sequence MPELFIGGKWTAALDGQVREIRCPADGTLVATVDEAGPKDAAAAIAAARDAFDRGPWPHTAAADRGRVLLRVADLLERDKDAFARAESLDTGKRLVESEYDMDDIANCFRYFGNLTAAGGEDRIVDTGNPEVDSRVVHEPVGVCTLITPWNYPLLQTAWKVAPALGAGNTFVLKPSELTPHTCIMLMRLLTEAGVPAGAANLILGAGPTAGAPLSEDPRVDMVSFTGGLVTGRRIMAAAAPTVKKVALELGGKNPNIVFEDADFDAAVDYAVMAIFLHSGQVCSAGARLLVQDDLHDRFVDAVVAQAKEIRLGGPFDQNARTGPLISAQHRDKVEAYVAAGLAEGAVLRCGGKRPDDPALQDGFYYLPTVLDECAPGMSVVRDESFGPVLTVERFHDEEEAVALANDTVYGLTGAVWSQDVGRAHRVASRVRAGTVWINDFHPYVPQAEWGGMKQSGFGRELGPAGLAEYQEAKHIWRNLSPRPQRWFS; translated from the coding sequence ATGCCGGAGCTGTTCATCGGCGGCAAGTGGACTGCCGCCCTCGACGGGCAGGTGCGTGAGATCCGCTGCCCCGCGGACGGCACCCTCGTCGCCACCGTCGACGAGGCCGGCCCGAAGGACGCGGCGGCGGCGATCGCCGCCGCCCGCGACGCCTTCGACCGCGGGCCGTGGCCCCACACCGCGGCCGCCGACCGCGGCAGGGTGCTGCTGCGCGTCGCCGACCTGCTGGAACGCGACAAGGACGCGTTCGCCCGAGCCGAGTCCCTGGACACCGGGAAGCGGCTCGTGGAGAGCGAGTACGACATGGACGACATCGCGAACTGCTTCCGGTACTTCGGCAACCTGACGGCCGCCGGCGGCGAGGACCGGATCGTCGACACGGGCAACCCGGAAGTGGACAGCCGGGTCGTGCACGAACCCGTCGGGGTGTGCACGCTGATCACGCCGTGGAACTATCCGCTGCTGCAGACCGCCTGGAAGGTCGCTCCCGCGCTCGGTGCGGGCAACACCTTCGTCCTCAAGCCCAGCGAGCTCACGCCGCACACCTGCATCATGCTGATGCGGCTGCTGACCGAGGCGGGAGTCCCCGCCGGCGCGGCGAACCTGATCCTGGGCGCCGGTCCCACGGCGGGTGCCCCGCTCAGCGAGGACCCGCGGGTCGACATGGTCTCGTTCACGGGCGGTCTGGTCACCGGGCGGCGCATCATGGCGGCCGCCGCACCCACGGTGAAGAAGGTCGCGCTCGAGCTGGGCGGCAAGAACCCCAACATCGTCTTCGAGGACGCCGACTTCGACGCGGCCGTCGACTACGCGGTCATGGCGATCTTCCTGCACTCCGGCCAGGTCTGTTCGGCCGGGGCCCGGCTCCTGGTCCAGGACGATCTGCACGACCGGTTCGTGGACGCGGTGGTGGCCCAGGCCAAGGAGATCAGGCTCGGTGGCCCGTTCGATCAGAACGCCCGTACCGGACCGTTGATCTCCGCTCAGCACCGTGACAAGGTCGAGGCTTATGTGGCGGCAGGTCTCGCCGAGGGTGCTGTGCTGCGCTGTGGCGGCAAGCGTCCCGACGACCCGGCGCTGCAGGACGGGTTCTACTATCTGCCGACCGTGCTGGACGAGTGCGCTCCGGGCATGTCCGTCGTCCGTGACGAATCGTTCGGTCCGGTGCTGACCGTTGAACGGTTCCACGACGAGGAGGAGGCGGTCGCCCTTGCCAACGACACCGTCTACGGCCTGACCGGCGCGGTCTGGTCGCAGGATGTCGGCCGCGCCCACCGGGTGGCTTCCCGGGTGCGCGCCGGAACCGTGTGGATCAATGACTTCCATCCGTACGTCCCCCAGGCGGAATGGGGCGGGATGAAGCAGTCCGGCTTCGGCCGCGAACTGGGCCCCGCGGGTCTTGCGGAGTACCAGGAGGCCAAGCACATCTGGCGCAACCTCAGCCCACGTCCCCAGCGGTGGTTCTCATGA
- a CDS encoding esterase-like activity of phytase family protein: MSPSARMLPRSVRRSLAAGLPIALVAAIAVAGTATGAPGHTGGHGTVPRVTGTAVLGDIPLASFSNSLLTGSVADDRGVDLGGIGSDIFPAGRKGEFWTVTDRGPNGQIKIDGTKRRTFPVPGFDPAIVKVRVSGNRVKVLTALAITTSRGKAVTGLPNQASRDEAPYTYNASTPLSYDPNGLDTEGIVRASDGTFWLADEYGPSLVHVSSRGRVLARYVPKGLGLRGAGYPVVEALPSILLKRKINRGFEGLAQLPGGDLVLAVQSPLSVPDEDAGEASRNARLLRFSPTKRAVTGEYAYRFDAVDVVDPGEDDPSELKISSLVALGRDTLLVQERTDASSRAHRVTLPRGAGILGSRWDSATTSPSYEQIEDPAAAGVPVLRKSLVADFGKVAGVPGKVEGIAVVGRNTLALINDNDFGMTDGPEAFDAPGRLVDSGIETTVTYVRLPRPLHG, encoded by the coding sequence ATGTCCCCGTCTGCGCGCATGTTGCCGCGTTCCGTACGCCGTTCCCTTGCCGCGGGGCTGCCGATCGCCCTCGTCGCGGCGATCGCCGTGGCCGGCACCGCCACGGGCGCGCCCGGCCACACGGGCGGACATGGAACGGTTCCGCGCGTGACGGGCACCGCCGTGCTCGGGGACATCCCGCTGGCCTCGTTCAGCAACTCCCTGCTCACGGGGTCGGTGGCCGACGATCGCGGGGTCGACCTGGGCGGGATCGGCAGCGACATCTTTCCCGCGGGCCGGAAGGGCGAGTTCTGGACGGTGACCGACCGCGGACCCAACGGCCAGATCAAGATCGACGGCACGAAGCGCCGGACGTTCCCGGTCCCCGGGTTCGATCCGGCCATCGTGAAGGTGCGGGTGTCCGGCAACCGGGTGAAGGTGCTGACCGCGCTTGCGATCACCACGTCGCGGGGCAAGGCCGTCACCGGTCTGCCGAACCAGGCGTCCCGCGACGAGGCCCCGTACACGTACAACGCGTCGACGCCGCTCTCGTACGACCCGAACGGTCTGGACACCGAGGGCATCGTCCGGGCGTCCGACGGCACCTTCTGGCTCGCCGACGAGTACGGGCCTTCGCTCGTCCATGTCTCCTCGCGCGGCCGGGTGCTGGCGCGCTATGTGCCCAAGGGCCTGGGACTGCGGGGCGCCGGCTACCCGGTCGTCGAGGCGCTGCCGTCCATCCTGCTCAAGCGCAAGATCAACCGTGGTTTCGAGGGGCTGGCCCAGCTGCCCGGCGGTGATCTCGTCCTCGCGGTGCAGAGCCCGCTGTCCGTGCCGGACGAGGACGCGGGTGAGGCGTCGCGCAACGCCCGGCTGCTGCGCTTCTCGCCCACGAAGCGTGCCGTGACCGGCGAGTACGCCTACCGTTTCGACGCGGTGGACGTCGTCGACCCGGGTGAGGACGATCCGTCCGAGCTGAAGATCTCCTCGCTGGTCGCCCTCGGCCGCGACACTCTGCTCGTCCAGGAGCGCACGGACGCCTCGTCCCGGGCGCACCGTGTCACGCTGCCGCGTGGCGCGGGCATTCTCGGCAGCCGCTGGGACAGCGCCACGACCTCCCCCTCGTACGAGCAGATCGAGGACCCGGCGGCAGCGGGGGTCCCGGTGCTGCGCAAGAGCCTGGTCGCGGACTTCGGCAAGGTGGCGGGCGTGCCCGGGAAGGTTGAGGGCATCGCCGTGGTGGGCCGGAACACCCTCGCGCTCATCAACGACAACGACTTCGGCATGACGGACGGGCCCGAGGCCTTCGACGCCCCGGGCCGGCTGGTGGACAGCGGCATCGAGACGACCGTGACATACGTGCGTCTGCCTCGCCCGCTGCACGGCTGA
- a CDS encoding N-acetylmuramoyl-L-alanine amidase: protein MDRRRLLKGGAAMAATGVLLPAAPARAAALDTDFPTAEWLPATASNFTPSSRPSSYPVNFVVVHVTQETFGDTIDIFQDAARQVSAHYVVRSADGHVAQCVRERNVGWHAGNWDYNTRSIGIEHEGWVDRPEYFTDVLYERSAALTASICDRYGIPKDRMHIIGHNEVPGATHSDPGPLWDWGRYIRLVNFT from the coding sequence ATGGACCGTAGACGACTGCTCAAGGGCGGCGCGGCCATGGCCGCCACCGGCGTCCTGCTGCCCGCGGCCCCCGCTCGGGCCGCAGCCTTGGACACCGACTTCCCCACCGCCGAGTGGCTGCCCGCGACGGCGTCCAACTTCACTCCGTCGAGCCGCCCTTCGTCGTACCCGGTGAACTTCGTCGTCGTCCACGTCACTCAGGAGACCTTCGGCGACACGATCGACATCTTCCAGGACGCGGCCCGGCAGGTCTCCGCCCACTACGTCGTGCGCTCCGCGGACGGACATGTGGCGCAGTGCGTGCGGGAGCGGAACGTCGGCTGGCACGCGGGCAATTGGGACTACAACACCCGCAGCATCGGCATCGAGCACGAAGGCTGGGTGGACAGGCCGGAGTATTTCACCGACGTGCTCTACGAGCGGTCCGCGGCGCTCACCGCCTCGATCTGCGACCGCTACGGCATCCCCAAGGACCGCATGCACATCATCGGCCACAACGAGGTCCCCGGCGCCACCCACTCCGACCCCGGGCCGCTCTGGGACTGGGGCCGCTACATCCGCCTCGTGAACTTCACCTGA
- a CDS encoding acetamidase/formamidase family protein, with amino-acid sequence MSDPRIVTVRPEPGEYAWTFGGAPPVARIAPGTVLDLFTEDCFAGRVRSAKDLVSEVCAFPFLNPQTGPFHIEGAEPGDTVAVHFVSVEPARDWAASTTVPLFGALTSTHATATLQDPLPEVVWMWELDRERRTCLFSARDSDIQIELPMDPMHGTVGVAPANLEVRSALVPDAHGGNMDTPEMRAGVTCYLGVNVPGALLSLGDGHARQGEGETCGVAVECAMNTVVVVELLKGVSTPWPRIESDSHIMSTGSARPLEDAFRISQLDLVQWLARDYGLSRLDAYQLVGQAGEAPLANVCDTNYTCVAKIRKEWLPAGDPHGGLHRHLREVASALPRF; translated from the coding sequence ATGAGCGACCCGCGGATCGTGACCGTGCGCCCGGAGCCGGGCGAGTACGCCTGGACGTTCGGCGGCGCGCCGCCCGTGGCGCGGATCGCGCCGGGCACTGTACTCGACCTGTTCACGGAGGACTGCTTCGCGGGCCGTGTCCGCTCGGCGAAGGACCTGGTGTCCGAGGTCTGCGCGTTCCCGTTCCTCAATCCGCAGACCGGGCCGTTCCACATCGAGGGTGCCGAGCCCGGTGACACGGTGGCCGTGCACTTCGTCTCCGTGGAGCCGGCCCGCGACTGGGCGGCGTCGACGACCGTGCCGCTGTTCGGGGCGCTCACCTCCACCCATGCCACGGCCACCCTTCAGGACCCGCTGCCCGAGGTGGTGTGGATGTGGGAGCTCGACCGGGAGCGCCGCACCTGTCTGTTCAGCGCCCGGGACAGTGACATCCAGATCGAGCTGCCGATGGACCCCATGCACGGCACCGTCGGCGTGGCGCCCGCCAATCTGGAGGTGCGGTCCGCGTTGGTCCCGGACGCACACGGCGGCAACATGGACACGCCCGAGATGCGCGCCGGCGTCACCTGCTACCTGGGCGTCAACGTGCCCGGCGCGCTGCTGAGCCTGGGTGACGGGCACGCCCGGCAGGGTGAGGGCGAGACCTGCGGTGTGGCGGTGGAGTGCGCCATGAACACCGTGGTGGTGGTCGAACTGCTCAAGGGCGTGTCGACACCCTGGCCGCGTATCGAGTCCGACTCGCACATCATGTCGACGGGCTCCGCACGCCCGCTCGAAGACGCGTTCCGGATCTCCCAGTTGGACCTGGTCCAGTGGCTGGCCCGGGACTACGGACTGTCCCGGCTGGATGCGTACCAGCTGGTGGGCCAGGCGGGTGAGGCCCCGCTCGCCAATGTCTGCGACACCAACTACACCTGCGTCGCCAAGATCCGCAAGGAATGGCTGCCGGCAGGAGATCCTCATGGCGGCCTCCACCGTCATCTGCGGGAGGTCGCCTCCGCACTGCCCCGCTTCTGA
- a CDS encoding GAF domain-containing protein — protein sequence MSDAWVALEPGADPSERIAVLRRAYDAYLTAGRVERPVRSVVADSWKRSARAHVSPDGTAGVELDDDALTACREDHPLARVMPLMRELMGAYAMDGEHLVAVCDAHGRLLWVEGPPTTRRRADLMNFVPGARWAEAVAGTNAPGTAITLDRPVQVFAAEHFRRPVQAWTCAAAPIHDPATGRLLGAVDITGGDRLAHPHSLAFVGAVARAAESQLALLAPPPSAESVQLTALGRDEALLVTGGRKVRLSRRHSEILVLLAHRPEGVGGDELMIELYEDESVTPVTLRAELSRLRGLLGPDLLLSRPYRLGARVDADFDAVARRLASGSVTGALTAYAGPLLPASQAPAVARLRRRLEGQLRAALIARGDPGLLADWAYSPWGEDDLAVWRALATALPSAQRPSALARVQELDAWQRS from the coding sequence TTGAGCGACGCATGGGTGGCTCTCGAACCGGGCGCGGATCCGTCGGAGCGGATCGCCGTGCTGCGCAGGGCCTACGACGCCTATCTGACCGCGGGCCGTGTCGAGCGGCCCGTGCGATCCGTGGTGGCCGACTCCTGGAAGCGTTCGGCCCGCGCCCATGTCAGCCCCGACGGCACGGCCGGCGTCGAACTGGACGACGACGCCCTCACCGCCTGCCGCGAGGATCATCCGCTGGCCCGGGTCATGCCCCTGATGAGGGAGCTGATGGGCGCGTACGCCATGGACGGCGAACACCTCGTGGCGGTCTGCGACGCGCACGGACGGCTGCTCTGGGTCGAGGGTCCGCCCACCACCCGGCGCAGGGCCGATCTGATGAATTTCGTGCCGGGCGCCCGCTGGGCCGAGGCCGTCGCCGGGACGAACGCCCCGGGCACGGCGATCACCCTCGACCGGCCGGTCCAGGTCTTCGCGGCCGAGCACTTCCGCCGTCCGGTCCAGGCCTGGACCTGCGCCGCTGCCCCGATCCACGATCCCGCCACCGGGCGGCTGCTCGGCGCGGTGGACATCACCGGCGGCGACCGGCTGGCGCACCCTCACAGCCTCGCGTTCGTCGGGGCCGTGGCACGGGCCGCCGAGTCCCAGCTGGCACTTCTCGCCCCACCGCCGTCCGCGGAGAGCGTGCAATTGACGGCGCTGGGCCGCGACGAGGCGCTTTTGGTGACGGGCGGCCGCAAGGTGCGGCTCAGCCGCCGCCACAGCGAGATCCTGGTGCTACTGGCCCACCGCCCGGAGGGTGTCGGCGGCGACGAACTGATGATCGAGCTGTACGAGGACGAGTCCGTCACCCCTGTCACTCTCCGGGCGGAACTGTCCCGGCTGCGCGGTCTGCTCGGTCCCGATCTGCTGCTCTCCCGGCCCTACCGGCTGGGCGCACGCGTCGACGCGGACTTCGACGCGGTGGCCCGGCGGCTCGCCTCGGGTTCGGTGACGGGGGCGCTCACCGCGTACGCCGGTCCGTTGCTGCCCGCGTCCCAGGCACCCGCGGTGGCGCGGCTGCGCCGCCGTCTGGAGGGTCAGCTGAGGGCCGCGCTGATCGCCCGCGGCGATCCGGGCCTGCTCGCCGACTGGGCGTACAGCCCCTGGGGCGAGGACGATCTGGCGGTGTGGCGGGCCCTGGCCACCGCACTCCCGTCGGCCCAGCGTCCGTCCGCTCTCGCCCGCGTACAGGAACTGGACGCCTGGCAGCGGTCCTGA